GGAAAGACGATGCCGTACTGCGTGCGCACGGTGGTATCGCCGGCTCTGAGGAACCACCACAGGAACAGGCCGAAGACCGCCAGCACGACCAGCGTGAAAGCCCCGATCAAGGTGGTATTGGCCTTGGTTTCCATGGCCTCCTAGCGCCTCACTTGGATATTCCGGCCGACCGCGCGCGGTCGCCGCCGAAATAGCTCCTGAGCCAGGGATGCGTCTGGCGCAGCATGTCCGCCATCGTTCCCGTCGCGATCACCTTGCCGTCGGCGAGCGCTGCGATCCGGTCACAGATTCGCGCCAGGCTATCGAGATCGTGGGTGACCATATACACGGTCAGGCCCAAAGTGTCCCGTAACGTCTTGATCAGCGCATCGAACTCGCCGGCGCCGATCGGGTCGAGGCCCGAGGTCGGCTCGTCCAGGAAGACGATCTCCGGATCGAGCGCCAGCGCACGCGCGAGCGCCGCCCGCTTGATCATGCCGCCCGACAGTTCGGACGGGTATTTGTCGGCGGCGTCGGGCCTCAGCCCGACAAGGGCGATCTTCAGCCGCGCGATCTCGTCCATCAGCGGCTCGGACAGCTTGAGGTATTCGCGCAGCGGCACCTGGATGTTCTGCTTCACGGTGAGCGACGAGAACAGCGCGCCGTGCTGGAACAGGACGCCCCAGCGCCGCTCGATCGCCTTGCGCTCGAGCGCAGAGGCATCGTCGAGATCCTCGCCGAACACCGCGATCCGGCCGCGCCGCTTCGGCACGAGGCCGATGATGCAGCGCGTCAGCACCGACTTGCCAGTGCCCGACCCGCCGACCACCCCCAGCACCTCGCCGCGCTGCACGTCGAGATCGAGCCCGTTGATGATCAGCCGCTCGCCGAAGCCGACGGCAAGGTCTCTGACCGAGATGATCGGGTCCTGGATCATGCTCACTGGTCGATCGCCGCAAAGAACATGGCGAAGACCGCGTCCATGACGATCACCAGGAAGATCGCCTTCACCACCGAGGCCGTGGTCTGGCGCCCGAGGCTTTCGGCCGAGCCTTCGACCCTCAGGCCCTCGACGCAGGCGACGAGGCCGATGATCAGCGCCATGAAGGGCGCCTTGACGAGGCCGATCCAGACGTGGCGGCGGCCGACCTCCTCCTGCATGCGGCTGAAGAACAGCTCCATCGGCAACTGGCCGTAGAGCTGGGAGACGATCGCCCCGCCCATCAGCGCCGAGAGGTCGCCGATCGCGACCAGCAGCGGCAGGCCGATGATCAGCGCGATCAGCCGCGGCAGCACCAGCACCTCGATGGGATTGAGGCCCATGACCCTGAGGGCGTCGATCTCCTCGCGCATCTTCATCGAGCCGAGCTCGGCGGTGAAGGCCGAGCCGGTGCGGCCGGCGACCATGATCGAGACGATCAGCACGCCGATCTCGCGCATGGTGAGAATCGCGACGAGGTCGACGACATAGGTGTCGGCGCCGAACCGGGCGAAGAAGAACAGGCCCTGCTGGGCGATGATCGCGCCGATGACGAAGGTGATCAGCATCATGATCGGCACGGCGCGGAAGGCGATGTGGTCGAGCTGGGTGACGACAGCCGGCAGGCGGAAGCGCCCCTGGCCCGTCGCCAGCTTGCCCGTGGCGGTGACGACCTCGCCGAGGAACGACAGGAGCGCGACGAGATCGTCGCGGGCGCTGAGCGTCTGCTCGCCGACCTTGCGCAAGCCCTGGATCAGCGCGGGCGCCGGCGGTGGCGGCGGCGCGACCGCCGCCGACAGGCCCTCGCTCACCTCGCCGTAGATGACGTTGGCCGCTTCGGTCAGGCCGGATCGCTCGACCGGCACGCCCTTGTCGCGAAAATTCTGCTCGATGCTCCAGGCGAGCGTGCCGCCGAGCGTATCCAGCCGCTTCAGCCCGGAAAAATCGACAAGGACCGAGGCCGGCGCGCCGCTGCTCGCCAGCAATTGCCGCGTCTCCTGCTCCAGCACGCCGGCATTCTCGCCGGTCCATGTGCCGACGAGCGCCACCTTGAGCACATTGCCCTCGACCCGGCTGGAGAGGCTGGCATCCACTGCTGGCGATGCGGCTGGCACGGCTCTGATCTGCCCGGTTCCCGACTGATTGCGGCGCATGCGCGCGGACGTCTTGGCACACGCGCCACTCCTCTCCATAAAGGAGGCGCCGGGTTCCGTCGAGGCGCCCTGCCCGTCTCCCACCCGCTGCGGATCCCGTCATGGAAATTGCCAAGCCCTACCTTCTGTTCCTGGGGGACGTCCCGGACCAGCTCGCCGCCAAGACCGCTCAGGGCATCGTCGACTGGCGGCGCGACTGGTGCGTCGGCCAGCTGCGACTCGAGGGCTGCAAGGCCGATACCGGCCTGCCCGATGCAACCATCGCGGAGGCGGTGAAGGCCGGCGCCAAGACGCTCGTCGTCGGCGTGGTCAATGCCGGCGGCGTGCTGGCGCCGCACTGGATCGACACCATCGTCGCCGCCATCGAGGCGGGCATGGACGTCGCCACCGGCCTGCACACCCGGCTCGCCGACACGCCGAAGATCGCCGCGGCGGCCAAGAAGCACGGCGCCCAGCTGTTCGACGTGCGCCATCCCCAGCAGACCTTCCCCACCGGCAAGGGCCGACTGCGCAGCGGCAAGCGGCTGCTGATGGTCGGAACCGACTGCTCGGTCGGCAAGAAATACAGCGCGCTCGCGCTCGAAAAGGGCATGCGCGACCGCGGCTTCGACGCCGATTTCCGCGCCACCGGCCAGACCGGCATCTTCATTTCCGGCCGCGGCGTCGCGGTCGACGCGGTCGTCGCCGACTTCATTGCCGGCGCGGCCGAGTGGCTGACGCCTGACGCGGACCCGCTGCACTGGGACGTGGTCGAAGGCCAGGGCTCGCTGTTCCACCCCTCCTTCGCCGGCGTGACCCTCGGTCTCCTGCACGGGGCCCAGCCCGACGCCTTCGTCGTCTGCCACGAGCCGACCCGGCGCACCATGCGCGGCGTCGACACGCCGCTGCCCTCGATCGGCGAGGTCATCGACATGACGGTCGCGCTCGGCCGGCTGACCAATCCGGCGATCACCTGCGTCGGCCTGTCGATCAATACCGAACATCTCGACGACGACGCCGCCTTCACCGTGCTCGACCGGCTGGCGCGCGAATACGAGCTGCCGGCGACCGACCCGATGCGTTTCGGCGTCGAGCCGCTGGTCGATGCCATTGCCGAACTCTACGGCGAGCCCGAACCGAAACCGAAGCCGCGCTCCACCGCCCGCCGCGCGCGCTGAGAACAAGGACCCGTCATGGCTTCGCGCGACCTCGTCGTTTCCACCGAACGCTGGCCGATCGCCGGCACCTTCACCATCTCGCGCGGCTCGCGGACCGAAGCCGTCGTGGTGGTCTGCGAGATCCGCCAGGGCTCGGCGGTCGGGCGCGGCGAATGCGTGCCCTATCCGCGCTACGGCGAGACCGTCGACGGCGTGGCCGCGGAGATCGAGGCCATGATCGATCCGATCGACAACGGCCTCGACCGGCAGGGTCTGCTCGCCGCCATGAAGCCCGGCGCGGCGCGCAACGCCATCGACTGCGCGCTGTGGGACCTGGAGGCCAAGCTCGCCGGCAAGCGCGCCTGGGAGCTGGCCGGCATCGAGGCGCCGAAGCCGCTGACGACGGTCTATACGATCTCGCTCGGCTCGCCCGAGGAAATGGCCCAGTCGGCCGCCCATTGCGGCCGCAGCCACCTGAAGATCAAGCTCGGCGGCGAGGGTGACGCCGATCGGCTGGCGGCGATCCGCGCCGCCGTGCCGGAGGCGACCCTGGTGATCGACGCCAACGAGGCCTGGACGCCGGCCAATCTCGCCGCCAACCTCGCGGTCTGCGAGCGCTTCCGCATCGCCATGGTGGAGCAGCCGCTGCCGGCGGCCGACGACGGCGCGCTCGCCGGCATTCGCCGGCCGATCCCGATCTGCGCCGACGAAAGCGTCCATGACCGCACGACGCTGTCGTCGTTGTCGGGCAAATACGACGCGATCAACATCAAGCTCGACAAGACCGGCGGGCTAACCGAGGCGCTGCTTCTCGCCGACGACGCCGCCGGGCTCGGCTTCAAGATCATGACCGGCTGCATGGTTGGCACCTCGCTGTCGATGGCGCCGGCGACCCTGGTGGCGCAGCGCGCCTTCCTGGTCGATCTCGACGGCCCGCTCCTGCTGCGCGAGGATCGGCCTGAGGGCCTGCGGTATGACGGCGCGACCGTCTATCCGCCGGCGCCGTCCCTGTGGGGTTGAAACACCGGCCGGTGCACCGGCACCGGCAGTGACCGCGCGATCAGCGTGAGGGCCAGGCCGGCAAGGCACAGCATCGCCATGGCGAAATAGGCGCCGGCCCCCACCCGCGCGTAGAAATAGCCGGCAAGCAGGGTCGAGCCGGCCATGGTCGCGCCCATCGCGATCGAGACCGTGCCCTGCCCGCTCGCCCGTGCATGGGGCGGCAGGCGGTCGGCGAGATAGGCCATCGTGCCGAGATGGACAAGGCCGAAACCGCCGCCATGCAGCACCTGCAGCGGCGCGAGAATGGCCAGCGGCGGGTCGACCGCCATCACCGCCCATCTGGCGATGCTCGAGACGGCGCCGATGATCAGGTAGCTGGTCGGACGCCAGCCGCGGGTGAACCGGCCGGCCACCCAGAAGATGACGATCTCCGCGCCCACGGCGACCGCCCAGAGCAGACCGACCGTCGCGGCGGAATAGCCCAGATGCTCCTTCCAGTGGATCGAGCTGAACGTATAGTAGACGGCGTGGCTCGACTGGAGCGCCGCCGCCGCGATCATGACCAGCACGAAGCGCCGGTTGAAATAGCCCGGCCCTTTCGGCCCGGAGGACGGCTCACGCCGGTCCTTGACGAGACCGATGCTCGCCAGCAGCAGCGGCCCGAAGCTGAGGCAGAGCATCCAGACGATGCTGGTGGGCGCCAGCATGGTCAGCAGCACGCCGCCGGCGATATTGGCGCCCATGAAGGCGACCGACCCCCAGACCCGGATGCGGCCGTAGTCGAGCGAACGCTTGGCGACCCCGGCGAGGCCATAGGCATCCGAGAGCGGCATCATCGGCGCCCAGACGAAATGGGCGACGAGCACGGCGAGCAGGATCAGCACGAAGCCCGACGCCAGGCCGACGCCGATATAGGCGACCGTCGTGGCGGCGGCGCAGATGACCACTGCCGTCGACAGCACGCCGGCCCGGTCGGCCAATGTCGTGATCAGCGGCGTCGCCACGAGGCGCACCATCAGGGCGGAGGCGAGCACCATGCTGACCTCGCCGTCGGTCAGCCCCTTGGCACGCAGCCAGACCGGAAAGAACGGTTGATGGATGCCGAAGCCGACGAACAAAGCTGCGTAGAACAGCGCCAGGCGGGTCGCAAATAGCTTCGAATCGTTGGATTTTGCTTGCGGCACGGCTCGCACTAAGATTTCGCAGGAGATTCGCGGGTTGAGCCTTCTTTCTAGACTGCCCAGCCCTGTCCCGCGAGAGCGCAATCGGCATGAGTGACGAGACCGTGACACAACCCGTCAGGCTCGACGACTACGAGGTCATCGAAGCGGCGGTGATGGAGACGGCGCGCGGCCGCTGGTTCCTGGCCGAGCATGCGCGCCGCCACCGTGCCGCCGACACGGCCGTGGTGCTGACCGCCCTCACCCGGATCGAGGAGCTGGTCCAGGCGCCGCGGACGGCGCCCGAGCTCGACCGCATCCGCCTCGACATCAGGGAAATGGCGCGTGCCATTGCCCGCACCAAGGCCGAGATCGCCGCGATCAAACCCGAAGGTGGGGATATCGGCCGGTTCGAGGAAGCCTCCGTCGAGCTCGACGCCATCGTCCAGGCGACCGAGGCGGCGACATCGGACATTCTGGGCGCGGCGGAAACGATCCAGGAAATTGCCTGGACGCTGCGCGAGATGGGCACCGAGGGCGAGGTCTGCGACCTCATCGACACCAAGGCGACCGACATCTACACGGCCTGCTCGTTCCAGGACGTTACCGGCCAGCGCACCCGCAAGGTCATTGGCGTCCTGCGCTTCCTGGAAGACCGCATCGATTCGATGATGAACATCTGGGGCGAAGCGCACGAAGGCGGCGACAGTCCGCCCGCTGCCGTGTCCGCCCGGCCCCGCGAGCCGTCGCTGCAGAACGGCCCGGCGCGACCGGGCGAAGGACTCGCGCAGGACGACGTCGATCTGATGATGAACGACGCGCGGTTCGACGCGCCGGCGCTGCCTCCGCCCGAGCCCGTGGCGCCGACGGCAATCGAGATCCCGGTCACAGCCCGCGCGACCGCGGCGGCGGCGCTGTCGACCGACGAGCGGCCGATGGCGCCGATGCCGCGTCCGGCCCGGATGGCCGGCAGCCCGCCGGCGGGCCTGCCCAGCATCGAGGACATCGAGAAGCTCAGCTTCGTCGAAAAGGTCGCGCTGATGAGCTGAGGCCGGCCGTCGATGCCGCCTGCCCCGGCGTCACGCCACCAGGCGCGCGAACAGGGCGGGATCGACATTGCCGCCGGAAACGACCGCCGCGACGACCTGGCCGCGCACGTCGAGCCGGCCCGACAGGAGCGCGGCCAGCGGCACCGCGCCCGAAGGCTCGACCACCAGCTTGAGCTCCCGGAAGGCAAAACCGACGGCGCGCTTCACCTCGTCTTCCGACACGGTGACGCCGCCGGCGACATGCGGCTGGTTGACCGCGAAGGTGAGCTCTCCCGGCGTCTGGGCGAGCAGGCCATCGCAGAGCGAGCCGCCAAGCTTGCTGTTGGCGACCCGGCGGCCGGCCTCGAACGAGCGTGCATGATCGTCGAAATCCTCCGGCTCGACGCTGTAGAGCTTGGCCTTGGGTGCCCGTTCGTGCACGGCAAGGGCGACGCCGGCGAGCAGTCCGCCGCCCGAGCAGCAGACCAGCACCGTATCGGGCGACAGCCCCTGGGCGGCGAGATCCTCGACGATCTCGCGGCCGACCGTGCCTTGGCCGGCCATGATGTGGAAATCATCATAGGGCGGCACCAGCGTCGCCCCCCGCTCGTCGGCGATCTGCCTGGCGATTGCCACGCGGTCGTCCTTTTCCCGGTCGTAGAGCACGATCTCGGCGCCGGCCGCGGCGGTCCTTTCGCGCTTCAGGGCCGGGCTGTCCTTGGGCATGACGATGACCGCGGGCATGCCGATGAGCTGCGCGGCGGTCGCAACCCCCTGCGCGTGATTGCCCGAGGACATGGCGACGACGCCCGCCTTGCGCTCGGCCTCGTTGAGCCGGGCGAGCCGGTTATAGGCGCCGCGGAACTTGAACGAGCCCGTGCGCTGCAGCGGCTCGGCCTTCAGGAAGACCCGCGCGCCGGTAAGCGCGTCGAGTTCGGGCAGGCTGAGCAGCGGCGTCCGCCGCGCGACGGGCGCGATCAGGCGGGCGGCTTCGGCGACATCGCTGGCGGTCGGCAGCGCGGCGGCGGTGGGGGCGGGCATGGCGGCTCTCCGGATGGCTTTGCACCATATGGCGGGGCCAGTGCGGCAACTGCAAGGCCTGGCGCGATGGAGCCCCCGAAGTTCGGCCCGCTCGCCAAGCCCTTGCGATCAGGCTAAGAGCAGCGCCGCGGAGGATCCACGTGCAGCAACCCGACCCGATGCCGATATCCGGGCGCGACGGCGCCGATCCGGCCACGCGGGCCATGCATGTCCTGATCCTGATGAGCCGCACCGGCGGTGGGCATCTGGCGAGCGCGCGGGCGCTGGAGGCCGAGTTCCGGCGCCAGGCCCCGGCGACCCGCGTGACAACAGTCGATCTCCTCGTCGACCATCTGGCCTTCCCGTTCAACCGGCTGCCACAGACCTATGACACCCTGGTCAACCGGGCACCGCGCCTCTGGCGGGCCCTGTGGCAGGCAACGACACGCCAGACCGTCGGCGGCGCGTCCTCGAGCCTGGTCCGGCTGATGTCGCGGCCCCGGATCGCGCGGCTGATCCGTACCGTGAACCCCGATCTCGTCGTGTCGGTGCATCCCCTCGTCAACGACCTCGTGATCCCCATTCTCGCCCGCACGGCACCCGGCACGCCCTATGTCACCGTCGTCACCGATCTCGGCGGCATTCATCCGACCTGGCTTCATCGCGCCAGCAGCGCGATCTACCTGCCCACCCGCGAAGCCCTGGAGCTCGCCGCGGGCCAGGGCCTGCCGCGCGAGCGGCTGCATGCCCTGGGCCTGCCGGTCCGCGCCGAATTCGCGCATGACGCGCCCGACCGGGCGGCGGCGCGCGCGGGTTTCGGCCTCGCTCCGGACCGGCCTGTCGTCCTTGTGATGGGCGGCGGCGGCGGCATCGGCCCGATCGAGTCGATCGTTGCGGCCACCGCCGATGCGCTCGCGGCGGCCGGGGCGGCGGGCAAGGCCCAGATCGCCGTCATCGCCGCCAAGAACGAGGGCCTGCGCGCGCGGCTCGCCGCCGGCTCCTGGCCGGTGCCGGTCGTCCCGCTCGGTTTCGTCGAGCGCATGGCCGACCTGATGCATGCAAGCGACCTGCTGGTCACCAAGGCCGGCCCCGGCACCATCGCGGAAGCCTCGATCTGCGGCCTGCCCATGCTGATCTTCGGGTTCATTCCCGGCCAGGAGGAGGCCAATGTCGATCATGTGGTGCAGGCCGGCGCCGGCCTGTTCGAGCCCGATCCGACACGGCTGGGCGCGCTCGCGGCCAGCCTTCTGGCCAGCGACGGCGGCCGGCTCGCGGCGATGGCGGAGCGGGCCCGCGGCCTCGGGCGGCCGCAGGCGACGCGGGATATCGTCGCCTCGATCCTGGCCCATCATGGCCCGTCCCGGGAGGCCGGGGATCGCTAGGCAACCGGGCTCAGCGCAAGGCGCCGATGCGATGACGGGCTTGCACGGCCGCTCAAGACCCGCTCAACATCCGCGCGAACGACATCGAGCCTGGGAGGCACTATCGTGAAACTGGTACGCTTCGGAGCCGCGGGTAAAGAAAAGCCTGGCCTGGTCGATCCCGAGGGCAAGATCCGCGACCTTTCGGAGGTGGTTTCCGATATTGCGGGCGAAGCCCTGTCGAAGAAAGGGCTTGCCAAGATCGCCAAGGCCGACTGGCAGAAGCTGCCGGTCGTGACCGGCAATCCGCGCATCGGCGCCTGCGTCGGCAAGGTCGGCAATTTCATCGCCGTCGGCCTCAACTATGCCGATCACGCGGCCGAGACCGGCGCGGCCATCCCGACCGAGCCGATCCTGTTCAACAAGGCGCCGTCCTGCATCGTCGGCCCCGACGACGACGTGATGCTGCCCAAGGGCTCGGACAAGACCGACTGGGAGGTCGAGCTCGCCATCGTCATCGGCGAGCGCGCGCGCTATGTCGACAAGGCCGATGCGCTGAGCGTCGTCGCCGGCTTCTGCATCTGCAACGACGTCTCCGAGCGCTCCTATCAGATCGAGCGCGGCGGCCAGTGGATGAAGGGCAAGGGCTGCGAGACCTTCGGCCCGCTCGGCCCCTGGCTGGTCACGGTCGACGAGATCGCCGACGTGCAGAAGCTCGGCATGTGGCTGGACGTCAACGGCGAGCGCATGCAGACCGGCTCGACCAAGACCATGATCTTCGACGTCAAGACCATCGTCTCCTATGTCTCGGAATTCATGGTGCTGGAACCGGGCGACGTCATCACCACCGGCACCCCGCCGGGCGTCGGCCTCGGCATGAAGCCGCCGAAATTCCTCAAGGCCGGCGACATCATGACGCTCAGCATCGAGGGCCTCGGCCAGCAGACCCAGAAGGTCGTCGCCTGGCGCTGAGCCGCAGCGACCGCCTCCGGATCCGAAGAACCCCGGCACGAGCCGGGGTTTTTCATGACGGCCGCGAGGCCGCGACCGGATCCGGCGTGTGAAGTGCCTCATGCGGATTCAAACGTGCAGAAAGCGCCGGCAACCGCTTGATATTGCAGGCCATCAATGATCGGCAGCGGGAGCGCGGGTCGAACTGCCGACCTCACTCCATCACGGCCGCCTTCAGGATGCACACCATCGTGGCATGGGCGGTGACCGTGCCGGCATTGCGGATGACGTGCCGCCCGTCGCAGCGATAGCGCACGCTCTCGCCGGCCTTGACCGTCTCGACGCGGTCGGCGACCTCGACGAGAAGCTCGCCCGACAGCACCGACAGGCTCTCGACCGAACCGCGCTGGTGGCCCTCGCTTTCCAGCACGCCGCCCGGATCGCAGTGGAAGTCGTACCACTGCAGCCACTCGACCGTCTTGATCCAGCCGGTGATCGCCAGCCGGCACTTGCCGTCGTCGGAGACGAGCAGCGGCGTGTCGCCGCGCGACAGCTTTTCCAGGAACGGCTCTTCGGTCGCGGTGGCCAGCACCCGCTCGATCGAGACATCGAGAGCCTGGCTGAGGCGCCAGATGGTGGCGAGCGTCGGATTGGTCTCGTTGCGCTCGATCTGGCTGATGATCGATTTGGCGACGCCCGACTGCTCGGAGAGTTCCGACAGCGAGAGATTATAGGCCTTGCGCAGGCGCTGGACCGTGCGGCCGAGATTGCCCGAGAGCACATGGGCGCCTGCGTCCAGCTCGGTTTTTTTCGGATCGCGATCGGCCATGGGATTCGTTTGCAGCTCGTTCCGGTCGTTGCGCCGAACGATCGTTCGGCAAAAAGTACCCTAGGGATATCCTCGCTGCGGTGCAAGATGCGATGGCCGGGCGCCCGCGTCAGGGGGCGGCATCCCCCTTCCAGCGCGGCAGGCCGAGGGTCAGGACCGCAGCGAGCACGAGGCCGATGCCGGCCACCTGCAGCGGGCCGATCGTCTCGCCGAGCACGGCGACGGCGAGCAGCACGGCGGTCACCGGCGCCAGCGCGGTGAAGAGCGATGCCTCCACGCCGCTCACGCGGGCGGCCCCGGCATACCAGGCCAGGAACCCGCCGACCGTCGGTACCAGGCCGTAATAGACGATGGCGAGAACGGCACCCGGCGTCGCGGCGGGCCAGGCCGCCGGCCCGCCGACGGCAGCCTCCGCCACGGCGGCCAGCCCCGACAGGACGAGGCCGATGCCGGTCAGCCAGGTCGACAGGACGAGCGGCGGGATGGCGACGCGCATGCGCTTGTTGAGCAGGATGAACAGGCCCTCGCCGACCACCGCGGCGAAGACCAGCGCATTGCCGACGAGCGAATGCATGCCGCCGCCCGTCGGCACGGTGATGGCGAGCACGCCGACGGCAGCGAGCGCCACGGCGAAGACGAGCCGGCGGTCGGGCCGCTCGCCGAGCACGATGACCGAGATGGCGGCGGCGACGATCGGCAAGGTGCCGGTGACGACGCCGGCATCGGCCGCCGATGTCAGCCGCAGGCCGAGGATCAGCAGCACGGTGTAACCGACGCTGCCGGCCGCGGACTGGAGCACCATGATGGCCCAGTCGCGCGCTTCGAGCTTCGGCCGCGCCGCACCGGCTAGCCGCATGAGCACGACGAAGACCGGCAGCGCCACGGCGAAGCGCAGCGCGGTCGCGGCGAAGGGCGGCATGCCCGCCGCGATCACCTTGCTCGCCACCACGGTACTGCCGACCGTGACCATGGCGAGCGTCAGATAGAAATAGCCTTGGAGCCTCTGCGACATGGCCTGCCTTTCCGTCTCGTCGCGGGCAGAAGCGCCGAAATGGCCCTCGGCGTCTTGAACGCGATTGCAGGCCCGTCAGCCAAGCGCGGCCGCATAGCGCCCCGGCGACAGGCCGAAGGTGCGGACGAAGAGGCGCGTCATATGGCTCTGGTCGGCGAAGCCGCTGGCCGCCGCCGCCTCGGCGAGGCCCGTGCCGGCCGCGATCAGCCGGCGGGCCAGGGCAATGCGCTGCTGCATGAGATAGGCATGCGGCGTCAGCCCGGTCGCCCGCACGAAGCCCCTCAGCACCTGGAAGCGGCTGAGGCCGGCCGCGCGGGCGAGCGCCGCAAGCGTCACCGTCCGGGCCGGCGCATCGTCGATCAGGCTGCGGGCCCGGTCGATCGGCGCGGCCGCCCCGCGCGGCGCAGCCGCTTGCGGCGCGGCGAGAAGCCCTGCCGCCAGCGCCAGCATCAGCTCGTCACGGCCGAGCATCTCGACCGCGTCGGTCGTCATGGCGGCATAGAGCCGGCCGAACAGGACCGCCATGCCGGGATGGCTGAAGGCGGGGCTGGCGAACTCGGCGGCAGCCGGCCTCGCCACGTCGCGGACGGCCGCCGCGATCACCGGCGGGTCGAAATAGAGCATGCGCCAGGTCCGCCCGGCCTCGCCGATCGGCGCGCCGTCGTGGACCTCGCCGGGGTTGACCGTGATCAGGTCGCCCGCCCCGGCTTCGACCGTGCCGCGGCCGCTGAGCGAACGCTGGGCGCCGGCGAGGATGACGCCGACGCCGAACTGGTCGTGCCAATGTTTGGGAAAGACATGGCGGCTCGTCGCCTCGACGGCCATGACGCCCGGCACCACGCAGCGCCTGATCCGGAACTCGCCCCTCGCCAATCGCCCTCGCCTCCCGCCGGTCGGCCTCGCACGCCGTGCCGCAGCCTTGCAGCCCCGGACGGGCGAACGCAAGCGCGGAGCCGCGCCTGCGACCGCCCCGGTCAGGAGCGCGACGAGACGGCTCCGTCCGGGGCCGGTCCGGCAGCCGCCGGGGCCTG
This portion of the bacterium YEK0313 genome encodes:
- a CDS encoding Ureidoglycolate lyase — its product is MKLVRFGAAGKEKPGLVDPEGKIRDLSEVVSDIAGEALSKKGLAKIAKADWQKLPVVTGNPRIGACVGKVGNFIAVGLNYADHAAETGAAIPTEPILFNKAPSCIVGPDDDVMLPKGSDKTDWEVELAIVIGERARYVDKADALSVVAGFCICNDVSERSYQIERGGQWMKGKGCETFGPLGPWLVTVDEIADVQKLGMWLDVNGERMQTGSTKTMIFDVKTIVSYVSEFMVLEPGDVITTGTPPGVGLGMKPPKFLKAGDIMTLSIEGLGQQTQKVVAWR
- the ycjG gene encoding L-Ala-D/L-Glu epimerase; translated protein: MASRDLVVSTERWPIAGTFTISRGSRTEAVVVVCEIRQGSAVGRGECVPYPRYGETVDGVAAEIEAMIDPIDNGLDRQGLLAAMKPGAARNAIDCALWDLEAKLAGKRAWELAGIEAPKPLTTVYTISLGSPEEMAQSAAHCGRSHLKIKLGGEGDADRLAAIRAAVPEATLVIDANEAWTPANLAANLAVCERFRIAMVEQPLPAADDGALAGIRRPIPICADESVHDRTTLSSLSGKYDAINIKLDKTGGLTEALLLADDAAGLGFKIMTGCMVGTSLSMAPATLVAQRAFLVDLDGPLLLREDRPEGLRYDGATVYPPAPSLWG
- a CDS encoding putative ABC transporter ATP-binding protein, whose protein sequence is MIQDPIISVRDLAVGFGERLIINGLDLDVQRGEVLGVVGGSGTGKSVLTRCIIGLVPKRRGRIAVFGEDLDDASALERKAIERRWGVLFQHGALFSSLTVKQNIQVPLREYLKLSEPLMDEIARLKIALVGLRPDAADKYPSELSGGMIKRAALARALALDPEIVFLDEPTSGLDPIGAGEFDALIKTLRDTLGLTVYMVTHDLDSLARICDRIAALADGKVIATGTMADMLRQTHPWLRSYFGGDRARSAGISK
- the mlaE gene encoding putative phospholipid ABC transporter permease protein MlaE, whose amino-acid sequence is MGDGQGASTEPGASFMERSGACAKTSARMRRNQSGTGQIRAVPAASPAVDASLSSRVEGNVLKVALVGTWTGENAGVLEQETRQLLASSGAPASVLVDFSGLKRLDTLGGTLAWSIEQNFRDKGVPVERSGLTEAANVIYGEVSEGLSAAVAPPPPPAPALIQGLRKVGEQTLSARDDLVALLSFLGEVVTATGKLATGQGRFRLPAVVTQLDHIAFRAVPIMMLITFVIGAIIAQQGLFFFARFGADTYVVDLVAILTMREIGVLIVSIMVAGRTGSAFTAELGSMKMREEIDALRVMGLNPIEVLVLPRLIALIIGLPLLVAIGDLSALMGGAIVSQLYGQLPMELFFSRMQEEVGRRHVWIGLVKAPFMALIIGLVACVEGLRVEGSAESLGRQTTASVVKAIFLVIVMDAVFAMFFAAIDQ
- the hcaT gene encoding putative 3-phenylpropionic acid transporter encodes the protein MPQAKSNDSKLFATRLALFYAALFVGFGIHQPFFPVWLRAKGLTDGEVSMVLASALMVRLVATPLITTLADRAGVLSTAVVICAAATTVAYIGVGLASGFVLILLAVLVAHFVWAPMMPLSDAYGLAGVAKRSLDYGRIRVWGSVAFMGANIAGGVLLTMLAPTSIVWMLCLSFGPLLLASIGLVKDRREPSSGPKGPGYFNRRFVLVMIAAAALQSSHAVYYTFSSIHWKEHLGYSAATVGLLWAVAVGAEIVIFWVAGRFTRGWRPTSYLIIGAVSSIARWAVMAVDPPLAILAPLQVLHGGGFGLVHLGTMAYLADRLPPHARASGQGTVSIAMGATMAGSTLLAGYFYARVGAGAYFAMAMLCLAGLALTLIARSLPVPVHRPVFQPHRDGAGG
- the tdcB_2 gene encoding L-threonine dehydratase catabolic TdcB; the encoded protein is MPAPTAAALPTASDVAEAARLIAPVARRTPLLSLPELDALTGARVFLKAEPLQRTGSFKFRGAYNRLARLNEAERKAGVVAMSSGNHAQGVATAAQLIGMPAVIVMPKDSPALKRERTAAAGAEIVLYDREKDDRVAIARQIADERGATLVPPYDDFHIMAGQGTVGREIVEDLAAQGLSPDTVLVCCSGGGLLAGVALAVHERAPKAKLYSVEPEDFDDHARSFEAGRRVANSKLGGSLCDGLLAQTPGELTFAVNQPHVAGGVTVSEDEVKRAVGFAFRELKLVVEPSGAVPLAALLSGRLDVRGQVVAAVVSGGNVDPALFARLVA
- the ugtP_2 gene encoding Processive diacylglycerol beta-glucosyltransferase; the protein is MQQPDPMPISGRDGADPATRAMHVLILMSRTGGGHLASARALEAEFRRQAPATRVTTVDLLVDHLAFPFNRLPQTYDTLVNRAPRLWRALWQATTRQTVGGASSSLVRLMSRPRIARLIRTVNPDLVVSVHPLVNDLVIPILARTAPGTPYVTVVTDLGGIHPTWLHRASSAIYLPTREALELAAGQGLPRERLHALGLPVRAEFAHDAPDRAAARAGFGLAPDRPVVLVMGGGGGIGPIESIVAATADALAAAGAAGKAQIAVIAAKNEGLRARLAAGSWPVPVVPLGFVERMADLMHASDLLVTKAGPGTIAEASICGLPMLIFGFIPGQEEANVDHVVQAGAGLFEPDPTRLGALAASLLASDGGRLAAMAERARGLGRPQATRDIVASILAHHGPSREAGDR
- a CDS encoding Chemotaxis phosphatase, CheZ, with product MSDETVTQPVRLDDYEVIEAAVMETARGRWFLAEHARRHRAADTAVVLTALTRIEELVQAPRTAPELDRIRLDIREMARAIARTKAEIAAIKPEGGDIGRFEEASVELDAIVQATEAATSDILGAAETIQEIAWTLREMGTEGEVCDLIDTKATDIYTACSFQDVTGQRTRKVIGVLRFLEDRIDSMMNIWGEAHEGGDSPPAAVSARPREPSLQNGPARPGEGLAQDDVDLMMNDARFDAPALPPPEPVAPTAIEIPVTARATAAAALSTDERPMAPMPRPARMAGSPPAGLPSIEDIEKLSFVEKVALMS